Part of the Mangifera indica cultivar Alphonso chromosome 4, CATAS_Mindica_2.1, whole genome shotgun sequence genome, AAGTCCGGCTCAATGCCCTCTTGAACTGTAATTTCAAATAGCTTATAAGCCTTATCAACTCGCTTAATGCTACACAATCCTCCaatgattgaattataaattccCAAATCTGCCCTGTACCCTGAATCTACCAAATCCTTCAATAAATCACATGCCTTCCCAACCTTCCCCTCTCCCACAAACCCATCAACCAAAACTCCATAAATCGCCCTGTCAATCAAAACCCCCTTCTCCTTCATTTCCCTGAACAATTCATACCCTCTCTCAACTCTGCCCCCTTTACAGAAACCCATGATCAACGTCACATATGCCATAACATCCGGCTCAACCAAATCTTTTCTCATTTCCTCCCACACCCGCCAACATGCATCCAGATTCCCCTCCCAAACCAAAACCCTAAGCATTGCTGTGTAAGCAAAAACATCCGGTTTACACAAATTCCCCCTCATCTTCTCCAAAATCTCAAACATCTCGCTAACTCTCCCTGCCTTGCACAAACCCTTAATCAAAATCATGTAAGTCACACTCTCCTCAATCAATCCATGTCCTTTAAAATCCTCATACACGGATAAGGCCAAGTCTAAACAATTCGTTCTAACTAATAcatccataattttattatacaaaaacacTCTCGGCACAACTccaaatttcttcattttttgatACACATAATATACCCTATTCCCTCTATTACAATCACTATGCATTCTTATCAAAATCTCAAACTGCTTTTCTGTGGGCGGCTTACCTTGAGCCTCCATCAATTCTGGGACTTGATCCGCGGCGCGAAATAACTTGTTGCGGTGCAAGCAATAAGCCAACGCGTTGTAAGATGAGAAAGTATGTCTATAACCCTTCTGTTTCCCCGCCCAGTGGAAGAACTTTGAGGCCAGTACAGGGTTATTTTCCACCTTTAGTACCTCGGCCACGAGGTCTGGAGTTACCCGCCGGAGTTTTTGCAGCTGGGTCAAGACTTCTGGGCCCCAGCGGTATTGGTTCTTACGGAAAGAGTCAATGATGAAGCGGGCGATCGGGGAGAGGCGTTGAGAGATGGAAAGAGGTGTGATGGACGGTGGTGATCGAGTACGAGTTTGAGAGGGGAGGTAATGTGGGTCCCATTTTTGGATGTCAAAGGGCTGTGACTGGAGGTGGGGTGTGGGATCTGGGTTTTTGAGCGATTGAAGATTGGAAAACAGGCCACCGTATACGGTGGGTCGGTTTTGGGAGGGCTTTCGGTGACCGTAGAAGAAGTAGGGTTTCAATGGCGGTAGTGGCGGTTGAGGTGGCATTTTCAGCAGTGAAGGCCTCgttgtttcaaaaaatcaaCTTGCTTATCTCAGTAAAGTCAGTGACACTGTGAGATGAGCGTTCTCGCAAACCTCATGGACGAATatgccttttttttcttttaatttcagtaataaaatagaatcacaaaattatatttcattcttAAGAatctctatcttttatttttaaatctccAATTCCAACCAAACAGAAGCAGTTCTATGCTCTTTTCTGCGACAGAAAAAACCTAGATGCAGTTTTCGTTTTTGTGGATAAAACCCTAGACTAACAGGAAATCAACAAAGACTAACAGGAAATCAACAAATATAGATCAAGTATAAAGATAAAACCCTAGAGTAGCAGAAAAATCATAGAAAGAGAGGAGAGGATTCTAGAAGGCTGCTGTGTATTTCATACTGAAAGAATAAACGAAAACCCTAATTGTTTACAGTCATTGtgcatttttatatgtttgaggGACAATTACAGAAAGGCCCTCATAGTTATCTTGAAGTGTAGCATTGTCCTTTCAGCTTTATAGCACTGCAATCTGGCCcatcatttcattttgtttacaTATACCAACATGCCCCCTTAAACTGAACCTCCTCTGTTATGAGTCTTTCGAATGGTTTGCTCTTTTGCATATTCCTCTGTTGATTGTGCTGTTGCTTTCTGGTTTACTCTTTTGCAGATTCCTCTGAATGCCCTTCTGGATGCTCTGAAGCTCTAATTTGGATGTGTGTTATTGCTTTCTCTGAACTGTTCAAATTTGCTAATCCGTAATGGATGGCTTCTCACTCCTGTAGACTTTGATAGGCTGTCTTCTGAATTGTGATTGGTTTAGTCCTGATGATCTATTCTTCTGAAGGCTCCTCCAATAGCTATGTGTTGTTGTTGCCCTCTATTTCTGAATAATCTGAATGCTCTTCTGGATGCTCTAACCAGCTTGGATGTGTGTTATTGCTTTCTCTGAACTGTTCAAATTTGCTGATCCGTA contains:
- the LOC123212964 gene encoding pentatricopeptide repeat-containing protein At4g20740, producing MPPQPPLPPLKPYFFYGHRKPSQNRPTVYGGLFSNLQSLKNPDPTPHLQSQPFDIQKWDPHYLPSQTRTRSPPSITPLSISQRLSPIARFIIDSFRKNQYRWGPEVLTQLQKLRRVTPDLVAEVLKVENNPVLASKFFHWAGKQKGYRHTFSSYNALAYCLHRNKLFRAADQVPELMEAQGKPPTEKQFEILIRMHSDCNRGNRVYYVYQKMKKFGVVPRVFLYNKIMDVLVRTNCLDLALSVYEDFKGHGLIEESVTYMILIKGLCKAGRVSEMFEILEKMRGNLCKPDVFAYTAMLRVLVWEGNLDACWRVWEEMRKDLVEPDVMAYVTLIMGFCKGGRVERGYELFREMKEKGVLIDRAIYGVLVDGFVGEGKVGKACDLLKDLVDSGYRADLGIYNSIIGGLCSIKRVDKAYKLFEITVQEGIEPDFSTVNPLLVCYAEMRRMDDFCKLLMQMEKLRFCVVDDLEKFFELMVGKEEKINVALEVFEELKGKGYGSVSIYNILMGTLHKVGEVKKALSLFDEMKDLNLELNPSTYSIAIQCFVDSGDVQEACTCHNKIVEMSHVPSVDAYSSLARGLCKIGEIDVAMMLVHDCLGNVTTGPMEFKYTLTIIHMCRSRDAEKVIEVLNEMMEEGCALDAVICSAIIYGMCKYGTLEEARKVFTHLSERKLLTEANTIVYDEILIEHMKKKTADLVLLGLKFFGLESKLKAKGSRLLSS